The Cheilinus undulatus linkage group 2, ASM1832078v1, whole genome shotgun sequence genome has a window encoding:
- the mmp13b gene encoding collagenase 3, with translation MIALLLLALLPHSFTLPLTPKDEDNQLLAEKYLRRFYGLPVGLQGRRGPSEAFKTKIEEMQRFFKLKVTGNLDDNTLDLMKLARCGVPDVGEYNHFPRHLKWQKNNVTFRIVNYTPDLKHSDVDRAIRNALNVWADVTPLTFKKLHSGIADIMISFGSKEHGDFNPFDGPNGLLAHAYPPGEGIGGDTHFDEDEHWSKDSSAYNLFLVAAHELGHALGMSHSSDAGALMYPIYSYATGFPLAEDDIEGIQALYGPNPNHKKRKPKPDAPDKCNPMLTFDAVTELRGETIIFKDRFYWRLHPQMPEPEQTLIKSTWPSLPNKIDAAYEYAEKDVVIIFSGIRMWAMNGYSLVDGYPKYIHKLGLPKKIRKIDAAVHIGDTGKTLLFTDEDYWSYDEATGTMDTGYPRSIEDDFPGMDDEIDAASYHYGYLYFFHEQMQYEYSYNARKVIRIMRTNSILNC, from the exons atgATAGCTTTGCTGCTGCTGGCGCTGCTCCCTCACTCCTTTACTCTGCCTCTGACGCCTAAGGATGAAGACAACCAGCTCTTAGCAGAG AAGTACCTCAGACGTTTTTATGGCCTTCCAGTTGGTCTCCAAGGGCGGCGCGGACCATCAGAAGCCTTTAAAACAAAGATTGAGGAGATGCAGAGATTCTTCAAACTTAAG GTGACTGGAAATCTGGATGACAACACTTTGGACCTGATGAAGCTGGCCAGATGTGGTGTGCCAGATGTTGGGGAGTACAACCACTTCCCTCGGCAccttaaatggcaaaaaaacaatgtCACTTTCAG AATAGTGAATTACACACCAGATCTGAAACACTCAGATGTGGACCGAGCCATCCGTAATGCACTGAATGTTTGGGCTGATGTTACACCGCTCACCTTTAAGAAGCTGCACAGTGGCATCGCTGACATCATGATCAGTTTTGGATCAAAAG AGCACGGAGACTTTAATCCTTTTGACGGGCCAAATGGACTGCTGGCTCACGCCTACCCACCTGGTGAAGGTATTGGAGGAGACACTCACTTTGATGAGGATGAACACTGGAGCAAAGACTCATCAG CGTACAACTTGTTTTTAGTGGCGGCCCATGAGTTGGGCCACGCCCTCGGTATGTCCCATTCCTCAGACGCGGGGGCCCTGATGTACCCAATCTACTCCTATGCTACAGGCTTCCCACTGGCTGAGGATGACATTGAAGGCATTCAGGCTCTCTATG GTCCCAACCcaaaccacaaaaaaagaaagccaaAGCCTGACGCACCAGACAAGTGTAACCCCATGTTAACTTTTGATGCAGTAACAGAGCTCAGAGGGGAGaccatcatcttcaaagacag ATTCTACTGGCGTCTTCATCCTCAGATGCCAGAACCTGAACAGACACTGATCAAGTCCACGTGGCCCTCCCTCCCCAACAAGATAGACGCCGCATACGAGTATGCAGAGAAAGATGTTGTCATCATATTTAGTG GGATCAGAATGTGGGCTATGAACGGATATAGCCTCGTGGATGGTTACCCAAAGTACATACACAAACTGGGACTTCCCAAGAAAATAAGGAAGATCGATGCAGCCGTGCACATTGGGGACACTGGGAAAACTCTGCTGTTCACTGACGAGGATTACTGGAG TTATGATGAAGCAACAGGCACCATGGACACCGGCTACCCACGATCCATTGAGGATGATTTTCCAGGGATGGATGATGAAATTGACGCTGCTTCTTATCATTATG GGTACTTGTACTTCTTTCATGAACAAATGCAGTACGAGTACAGTTACAACGCAAGAAAGGTGATCCGCATCATGAGAACTAACTCCATTCTCAACTGCTGA